The genomic window GATACCGGGAATCGCGCACGCCACACCGGAGAGCATGGGAATAAAGCTTTTACCCGTCAGTCCGAAGAAGCGCAGGGGTCGATGACAGATCAACGCTGCACGGGCCATATAGCCCGAGTCTTCCAGAAGACCGATAACAAAGGTCAGAACGAAAATCTGTGGCACAAACACCAAAAACGCACCGAGACCCGAGAACAATGCATCGGCGGTAAAGTCCTTTAGTAGGGGTGTGCCCATGAGGGGGACAACGCGGTCCGATATCCACACCAGTCCCTGCTCCACAGCGTCCATGGCCGGCGTCGACCAGGTAAAAATAGACTGGAAAAGCAGGTACATAATTGCGAAGAAGGCGATGCCACCAAAGCCCGTATGCAGGAAGAAGGCATCCAGACGGTTCTGGGTGCGAAGAAGCACATCTCCCTTCGGGCCATAATTGCGTGCCAGTTGGTGCGCATTCCCCCGAAGGAGCAGGTCGGGCTCCCCCTTGTCGCTGGGACACACCGGCGCGGAGAGCTGCTCCTCGATGGCCCTGTCAAGGCTGTCCAGACCCTGCCCCGTTCGCGCAGAAATCCCCAGCACTGTGGCACCCAGATCGCGACTCAGCGCCTCGAGATTGATATCAATCTTGTGGTTTTCGAGCACGTCGATCATGTTCGCAAGGACCAGCACCGGTTTCCCGGCGCGACCGCACTCCCGAATGACCTGCAAGGCAAAGTAAAGACTTTTTTCGAGGCGGGTCACATCCATGACGCACAGGACTACCCCGAGCTCCGGATCTTTTAATGCAAGCTCGAACTGCTCTACTGCTACCCGCTCTTCCCCGGATATGGCCTGAAGCGAGTAGGTACCCGGGTAATCGTAAAGGGTGACACCGGGGTGCCCCGAGAGTTTACCGCTGGCGATTTCCACGGTGATGCCCGGAAAGTTAGCAACACGATGCTGCAGCCCCGTGAGACGATTAAACAGCAGGGTCTTCCCACAGTTGGGGCTCCCGATGAGCAGCGCCTTATGCGCGGTGGCGTGCTGGGAATCAGGCATCGTCTTCGGGCCGCACGCGGACGTAACCCGCGACTTCGTCATCGAGGGAAAACACGGTGTTGGCAACCCGATATACCTTGGGTGCACCGAGGGCCGGTGCCTGAAGGCAGCTCACGGTTTCGCCGGGATGAAACCCCAGCTCCATGAGACGGATCCGGTATTCATCCTGTAGGGCTTCATCGAAGCTGTCTATCGCGCCACGCTGACCCCGGGTCAGCATCCAAAGAGATACGGTCACACTATTCCTATTCGCTGCGTCGCTGCTGCGCCTGCCAAAGCTGCGAATAATACCCGTTCTCAAGAAGCAGGTCATGGTGTTTCCCCTGCTCCACCACTTTTCCGTCGTGAAGCACCACAATACGATCCGCATCCACGATGGTGGACAGGCGATGGGCTATCACCAGAGTGGTGTGCTGCTGAGCCATGGAAGAAAAGGCTCCGAGCACCGCCTGCTCCGAGCG from Congregibacter litoralis KT71 includes these protein-coding regions:
- the feoB gene encoding ferrous iron transporter B; amino-acid sequence: MPDSQHATAHKALLIGSPNCGKTLLFNRLTGLQHRVANFPGITVEIASGKLSGHPGVTLYDYPGTYSLQAISGEERVAVEQFELALKDPELGVVLCVMDVTRLEKSLYFALQVIRECGRAGKPVLVLANMIDVLENHKIDINLEALSRDLGATVLGISARTGQGLDSLDRAIEEQLSAPVCPSDKGEPDLLLRGNAHQLARNYGPKGDVLLRTQNRLDAFFLHTGFGGIAFFAIMYLLFQSIFTWSTPAMDAVEQGLVWISDRVVPLMGTPLLKDFTADALFSGLGAFLVFVPQIFVLTFVIGLLEDSGYMARAALICHRPLRFFGLTGKSFIPMLSGVACAIPGIYAARSIDSPRRRFLTYMAIPLMPCSARLPVYTLLIAAFIPRTTALGGLVGYQGLAMFLVYFFGMFCGLLVTAMVSRFSKAKESDLPFVLEMPAYRVPALVPLLRKSWRRCQHFVTKAGGIIVTVTFVIWVLGYFPNYGADLGTSWLGQIGRFVEPVFAPLGLDWRYGVAVMSSFLAREVFVGTLGVIFGIEGAEENMVPLVAQIQNSDLGLASGVSLLVFFAVALMCVSTLAVLSKEAGSNRLAIRMFLAYSGGAYIMALLSFQLVTFLGG
- a CDS encoding FeoA family protein, which codes for MTVSLWMLTRGQRGAIDSFDEALQDEYRIRLMELGFHPGETVSCLQAPALGAPKVYRVANTVFSLDDEVAGYVRVRPEDDA